A stretch of Actinomadura rubteroloni DNA encodes these proteins:
- a CDS encoding TetR/AcrR family transcriptional regulator → MTQSTKNPATPKGEATRAFLLATAARVFAERGYTATTQNELIAASGLTKGAFYFYFPSKRELALAVLEDQQARWLEKVGGRVLAASGAPGRLRALVHAMLDLIRDDPGAWSVTRLTRELSDDPAAADQVRRPMRRWVDFVAGLIRDGQANGELRAGPDPEALAVVLVGAFDGLKSLTDVLDPGEQAGERFAERARVLLELTELALVRD, encoded by the coding sequence GTGACCCAGTCGACGAAGAACCCGGCGACGCCCAAGGGCGAGGCCACCCGCGCGTTCCTGCTGGCGACGGCGGCGCGGGTGTTCGCGGAACGCGGCTACACCGCCACCACGCAGAACGAGCTGATCGCGGCGTCCGGGCTGACCAAGGGCGCCTTCTACTTCTACTTCCCGTCGAAGCGGGAGCTGGCGCTGGCCGTGCTGGAGGACCAGCAGGCGCGGTGGCTGGAGAAGGTCGGCGGACGGGTGCTGGCCGCGTCCGGAGCGCCCGGGCGGCTGCGGGCGCTCGTCCACGCGATGCTCGACCTGATCCGCGACGATCCGGGAGCGTGGAGCGTCACCCGCCTGACCAGGGAGCTGTCGGACGATCCCGCGGCCGCGGACCAGGTCCGGCGGCCGATGCGGCGATGGGTGGACTTCGTGGCCGGCCTGATCCGGGACGGCCAGGCGAACGGGGAACTCCGGGCGGGCCCGGATCCCGAGGCCCTGGCCGTCGTGCTGGTGGGGGCCTTCGACGGGCTGAAGTCGCTGACCGACGTCCTGGATCCCGGCGAGCAGGCGGGCGAGCGGTTCGCCGAACGGGCGCGCGTCCTGCTCGAACTCACGGAACTCGCGCTCGTCCGCGACTGA
- a CDS encoding SDR family NAD(P)-dependent oxidoreductase, with product MKGTVMDVKGRTALITGASTGIGAAYARELAARGAALILVARRESKLKELADDLRTTHGVRVDVAPLDLARPGAAEILAGHVSELGRTVDILINNAGFATHGDVATADPERLTEQVSLNCTTVVDLTTRFLPAMIAGRSGVVVNVASTAAFQPIAHMAVYGATKAFVLSFTEALWAETAGTGVRVVAICPGSTDTPFFDVVGAEEASMGKRRSPEQVVATTFAALDRGRPSAVDGRVNALLSRLPRLLPRRATLRIAERAVRPNPA from the coding sequence ATGAAGGGAACCGTCATGGACGTCAAAGGCCGGACGGCGCTGATCACCGGCGCCTCCACCGGAATCGGCGCCGCCTACGCGCGTGAGCTGGCGGCGCGCGGGGCCGCGCTGATCCTCGTGGCCCGCAGGGAGAGCAAGCTCAAGGAGCTGGCCGACGATCTGCGCACTACGCACGGGGTGCGCGTCGACGTCGCGCCGCTGGACCTGGCCCGGCCCGGCGCGGCCGAGATCCTCGCCGGTCACGTGTCCGAACTCGGCCGGACCGTGGACATCCTGATCAACAACGCCGGATTCGCCACCCACGGCGACGTCGCGACCGCCGACCCCGAACGCCTCACCGAGCAGGTGAGCCTCAACTGCACGACGGTCGTCGACCTGACCACGCGCTTCCTCCCGGCGATGATCGCCGGCCGGTCCGGGGTGGTGGTCAACGTCGCCAGCACGGCGGCCTTCCAGCCGATCGCGCACATGGCCGTCTACGGGGCGACCAAGGCGTTCGTGCTCTCCTTCACCGAAGCGCTCTGGGCCGAGACCGCCGGAACAGGCGTCCGGGTCGTCGCGATCTGCCCCGGTTCGACCGACACCCCCTTCTTCGACGTGGTCGGCGCGGAGGAGGCGTCCATGGGCAAGCGCCGCAGCCCCGAACAGGTCGTCGCCACGACCTTCGCCGCCCTGGACCGGGGCCGTCCCAGCGCCGTCGACGGCCGCGTCAACGCGCTCCTCTCCCGTCTCCCCCGGCTCCTCCCCCGTCGCGCCACCCTCCGCATCGCCGAACGAGCCGTGCGCCCGAACCCGGCCTAG
- a CDS encoding LUD domain-containing protein, whose protein sequence is MTPRPKFAAAARPALADTALRRALADTAADARARRAAAVAELPDWPALRAAGRAVKDRTLLNLDACLERLERAVADAGGTVHWAENAAQAARTVVRLAAGAGEVAAPAAPVLDEIGLDGALAAAGIAVHRTGAHAAFPAGARVAVTGVDFMVAETGTMVALERAGDVWRCLTVPDALITVAGLEQVVPDRADLEVLLQSVSRSAGERLAPVVSAWTGVVAGDGPAAFHLVLLDNGRTRALADEVGRAALRCVGCDACLHVCPVYERTGPEPYGAPHAGPIGAIRTPQLRGVASAANASLPFASTLCGACADVCPVEIDIPEVLVRLRGKVVDARRGRPVPTPELAMMRAAAWTLADPQRYEAALRGGTRWARLLARGGRIRRLPGRLGVWTDARDLPAPPARSFRVWWRDRGERP, encoded by the coding sequence GTGACCCCCCGGCCGAAGTTCGCCGCGGCGGCCCGCCCGGCGCTCGCCGACACTGCGCTGCGTCGCGCGCTCGCCGACACGGCCGCCGACGCCCGGGCCCGGCGTGCCGCCGCCGTCGCCGAGCTGCCGGACTGGCCGGCACTGCGGGCGGCCGGCCGCGCCGTGAAGGACCGGACGCTGCTCAACCTCGACGCCTGCCTGGAACGGCTGGAACGCGCCGTCGCCGACGCGGGCGGGACCGTCCACTGGGCGGAGAACGCGGCGCAGGCCGCGCGGACCGTGGTCCGGCTCGCGGCGGGCGCCGGCGAGGTCGCCGCCCCCGCCGCGCCGGTCCTGGACGAGATCGGGCTCGACGGCGCGCTCGCCGCCGCCGGGATCGCCGTCCACCGCACCGGCGCGCACGCGGCCTTCCCGGCCGGGGCGCGCGTCGCGGTCACCGGAGTCGACTTCATGGTCGCCGAGACCGGCACGATGGTCGCGCTGGAGCGGGCGGGCGACGTGTGGCGGTGCCTGACCGTCCCGGACGCGCTGATCACGGTGGCCGGGCTGGAGCAGGTCGTCCCCGACCGGGCGGACCTGGAGGTCCTGCTGCAGTCGGTGTCGCGGTCGGCGGGGGAGCGGCTCGCGCCGGTCGTGTCGGCGTGGACGGGCGTCGTCGCGGGGGACGGGCCGGCCGCGTTCCATCTCGTCCTGCTCGACAACGGCCGCACCCGCGCGCTCGCCGACGAGGTCGGACGCGCCGCGCTGCGCTGCGTGGGCTGCGACGCCTGCCTGCACGTCTGCCCGGTGTACGAGCGGACGGGCCCCGAGCCCTACGGCGCGCCCCACGCGGGACCGATCGGCGCCATCCGCACCCCGCAACTGCGCGGCGTCGCCTCGGCGGCGAACGCGTCGCTGCCGTTCGCGTCCACGCTGTGCGGGGCGTGCGCGGACGTGTGCCCGGTCGAGATCGACATCCCCGAGGTCCTGGTGCGGCTGCGCGGGAAGGTCGTGGACGCGCGGCGCGGCCGTCCGGTGCCCACGCCCGAGCTGGCGATGATGCGCGCGGCGGCCTGGACGCTCGCCGACCCGCAGCGGTACGAGGCGGCGCTGCGCGGCGGGACGCGCTGGGCGCGGCTGCTGGCGCGCGGCGGCCGGATCCGCCGCCTGCCCGGACGCCTCGGCGTGTGGACCGACGCCCGCGACCTGCCCGCCCCGCCCGCGCGCAGCTTCCGCGTGTGGTGGCGCGACCGGGGGGAGCGGCCGTGA
- a CDS encoding (Fe-S)-binding protein, which produces MRVALFVACFNDALFPATGRAVVRLLERLGHEVAFPSAQTCCGQMHWTTGYHAEAAGLARGFAAAFAGHDAIVTPSASCAATVRRDHARMLRAAGERDVPPVPPVHELTEFLVDVLGVTDVGASFPHRVAYHPTCHSARALGAGDRPLRLLRAVRGLELAEIPAAEECCGFGGTFALKNADVSVALAADKVRHIRSAAPDVVCAVDNSCLAHIGGALSRERSGVRVLHLAEILAGDGA; this is translated from the coding sequence ATGCGCGTGGCGCTGTTCGTCGCGTGTTTCAACGACGCGCTGTTCCCCGCCACCGGCCGCGCCGTCGTGCGGCTGCTGGAGCGCCTGGGCCACGAGGTCGCCTTCCCGTCCGCGCAGACGTGCTGCGGGCAGATGCACTGGACGACCGGCTACCACGCCGAGGCCGCCGGGCTGGCGCGCGGGTTCGCGGCGGCGTTCGCGGGCCACGACGCGATCGTGACGCCGTCGGCGTCCTGCGCGGCGACCGTCCGGCGCGACCACGCGCGGATGCTGCGCGCGGCGGGCGAGCGGGACGTGCCGCCCGTGCCGCCCGTCCACGAGCTGACCGAGTTCCTGGTGGACGTCCTCGGCGTCACCGACGTCGGCGCGTCCTTCCCGCACCGCGTCGCCTACCACCCGACCTGCCACTCCGCGCGGGCGCTCGGCGCGGGCGACCGGCCGCTGCGGCTGCTGCGCGCGGTCCGGGGGCTGGAGCTGGCCGAGATCCCGGCGGCCGAGGAGTGCTGCGGGTTCGGCGGGACGTTCGCGCTGAAGAACGCCGACGTGTCGGTCGCGCTCGCCGCCGACAAGGTCCGCCACATCCGGTCCGCCGCGCCCGACGTCGTCTGCGCCGTCGACAACTCCTGCCTCGCCCACATCGGCGGGGCGCTGTCGCGGGAGCGGTCGGGCGTGCGCGTCCTGCACCTCGCCGAGATCCTCGCCGGGGACGGCGCGTGA
- a CDS encoding LUD domain-containing protein, producing MTSRDRVLARIRDALGPERGTPVAVPRDYRRHLGAGRADVLALFLERVAGHGTPVRHVGADELATALAAALWARDVKRINVPSGLPAGWLAELDGVEIVPDAPDAAPDAVVTGCAAAVAETGTIVLDGGRGQGRRALTLRPALHLCVVHADQIAGTVPEAVARLLPSRPQTWLTGPAIAPGPSRTPSPHGPSALEVLVVED from the coding sequence GTGACGTCCCGCGACCGCGTGCTCGCCCGGATCCGGGACGCGCTCGGCCCGGAGCGCGGCACCCCGGTGGCGGTGCCGCGCGACTACCGGCGCCACCTCGGCGCGGGCCGCGCGGACGTGCTCGCGCTGTTCCTGGAGCGGGTCGCCGGACACGGGACGCCGGTACGGCACGTCGGCGCGGACGAACTGGCGACCGCGCTGGCCGCCGCGCTCTGGGCCCGGGACGTGAAACGGATCAATGTTCCGTCCGGCCTGCCCGCCGGCTGGCTCGCCGAACTGGACGGCGTCGAGATCGTCCCCGACGCCCCGGACGCCGCCCCGGACGCGGTCGTCACCGGCTGCGCGGCGGCGGTCGCCGAGACCGGCACGATCGTCCTCGACGGCGGACGCGGCCAGGGCCGTCGCGCGCTGACCCTGCGGCCCGCCCTGCACCTGTGCGTCGTCCACGCCGACCAGATCGCCGGAACGGTGCCCGAGGCGGTCGCGCGCCTCCTCCCGTCCCGCCCGCAGACCTGGCTGACCGGCCCGGCCATCGCACCGGGCCCGTCCCGCACCCCGTCCCCGCACGGCCCGTCCGCCCTGGAAGTCCTGGTCGTCGAAGACTGA
- a CDS encoding alpha/beta hydrolase family protein, whose amino-acid sequence MEIETERGTAEATLDGPADPAFLLVLTHGSNGGVDAPDLLAVRDAALGAGGAVARVLQPFRRAGRRAPGPADKQDAAWLEAVAAVRALYPPVPLVQGGRSNGARVACRTARAAGAAGVVALAFPLRPPGRPERSRAEELRTAGVEVLVVNGDRDPFGVPDAADAAAVVVLPGERHDLARDPAAAGAAALPWLRRWAAPALSG is encoded by the coding sequence ATGGAGATCGAGACGGAGCGGGGGACGGCCGAGGCGACGCTGGACGGCCCCGCCGATCCGGCCTTCCTGCTGGTGCTCACGCACGGCTCGAACGGCGGCGTGGACGCGCCGGACCTGCTGGCCGTCCGGGACGCCGCGCTCGGCGCCGGGGGCGCGGTCGCGCGCGTGCTCCAGCCGTTCCGCCGGGCGGGACGCCGCGCGCCCGGGCCGGCGGACAAGCAGGACGCGGCGTGGCTGGAGGCCGTCGCCGCCGTCCGCGCGCTGTACCCGCCGGTGCCGCTGGTGCAGGGCGGACGCAGCAACGGCGCGCGCGTCGCGTGCCGGACGGCCCGGGCCGCCGGCGCCGCGGGGGTCGTCGCGCTGGCGTTCCCGCTGCGTCCGCCGGGGCGCCCGGAGCGGTCACGGGCCGAGGAGCTGCGGACGGCGGGGGTGGAGGTGCTGGTGGTGAACGGCGACCGCGACCCGTTCGGGGTCCCGGACGCGGCGGACGCCGCGGCGGTCGTCGTCCTGCCGGGGGAACGGCACGACCTGGCGCGGGACCCGGCGGCGGCCGGGGCGGCCGCGCTGCCGTGGCTGCGCCGATGGGCCGCACCGGCCCTTTCGGGCTAG
- a CDS encoding DUF5999 family protein, with the protein MCPHQPPCPVSTASDRDAARTVARHPEQGWSLLCNGVVIFDDTGELLPDGGVVAPRRPTGTGAVPAA; encoded by the coding sequence ATGTGCCCGCACCAACCGCCCTGTCCCGTGTCCACCGCGTCCGACCGTGACGCCGCGCGCACCGTGGCGCGCCACCCCGAGCAGGGGTGGAGCCTGCTCTGCAACGGGGTCGTGATCTTCGACGACACCGGTGAGCTGCTGCCCGACGGCGGCGTGGTCGCGCCGCGCCGGCCGACCGGCACCGGAGCCGTCCCCGCGGCCTGA
- a CDS encoding PPOX class F420-dependent oxidoreductase produces MENMSEPEWREFVAEGTRTAKVAVTRKDGTPHVTPVWFVLDGDDLVFNTGARTVKGRALRREPRVSLCVEDDTPPYSFVTIHGEAELSEDVDAMLPLSIRIGARYMGDERGEEFGRRNAVPGELLIRVRVRDVIAQRDLAD; encoded by the coding sequence ATGGAGAACATGAGCGAGCCCGAGTGGCGCGAGTTCGTGGCCGAGGGCACCCGCACCGCGAAGGTCGCCGTCACCCGCAAGGACGGGACGCCGCACGTCACGCCCGTCTGGTTCGTCCTGGACGGCGACGACCTCGTCTTCAACACCGGCGCCCGGACGGTCAAGGGCCGCGCCCTCCGCCGGGAGCCGCGCGTGTCCCTGTGCGTCGAGGACGACACCCCGCCCTACTCCTTCGTGACGATCCACGGCGAGGCGGAACTGTCCGAGGACGTGGACGCGATGCTGCCCCTCTCGATCCGCATCGGCGCCCGCTACATGGGCGACGAACGCGGCGAGGAGTTCGGCCGCCGCAACGCCGTCCCGGGCGAACTGCTGATCCGCGTCCGCGTCCGGGACGTCATAGCGCAGCGGGACCTGGCCGACTGA
- a CDS encoding SRPBCC family protein — translation MMIRNLASVLDDIPRMSRHIRIRRPVRATPDRLFEIIATGENQAAWAEGYRRTTWHTPVPHGVGTVRDIHLRWISVRERMLAWEPGARFAFSSDAMTLPLTRRLIEDIRFRPSGDGHADLDWQVHYTPSAPFRPLSGALERRMFRPMFESFANGLAAYAEAHPRLT, via the coding sequence ATGATGATCAGAAACCTCGCGAGCGTCCTCGACGACATCCCCCGGATGAGCCGCCACATCCGCATCCGGCGCCCGGTCCGCGCCACCCCCGACCGGCTGTTCGAGATCATCGCGACCGGTGAGAACCAGGCCGCGTGGGCCGAGGGCTACCGCCGGACGACTTGGCACACCCCCGTACCGCACGGCGTCGGGACCGTCCGGGACATCCACCTGCGCTGGATCTCGGTCCGCGAGCGCATGCTCGCCTGGGAGCCCGGCGCCCGCTTCGCCTTCAGCTCCGACGCGATGACCCTGCCGCTGACCCGCCGCCTCATCGAGGACATCCGGTTCCGCCCTTCCGGCGACGGCCACGCCGACCTCGACTGGCAGGTGCACTACACCCCGTCCGCGCCGTTCCGTCCGCTATCCGGAGCACTGGAACGCCGCATGTTCCGCCCGATGTTCGAGTCGTTCGCCAACGGCCTGGCCGCCTACGCCGAGGCGCACCCCCGCCTGACCTAG
- a CDS encoding tetratricopeptide repeat protein: MSDTPDPAQLCERARALAENGDPGGAARLFEQVLDLGDTPHRARAALGLAVVLDDAGDVAGARAADRAAIATGDPEYGPRAAYHLALTHERAGERDQAAPAWRTVVEFGNPAYLPPARLALARIADDAGDFAAAREHWEEAVATGDPEYGTLAAHDLAQRLLERGEPARAQRVLTAGLKLIEPGGAPYAYARLAVALGIACLDQAIGAFGAALADGPADPEVAPLATELLARTLPLRGRGEEAREAWRRGLADPAVAGQVRARLRRDFAADEEEPGDPAALWWEPVLEGAAADGTLPAVAGEAFGALDHMYALLAVRKAEDTDAPADRRALAEAVQVPGAYAWGPLLHESFAERLRLALGAPADADRDPAAPDPA; encoded by the coding sequence ATGAGCGACACGCCGGATCCGGCGCAGTTGTGCGAGCGCGCCCGCGCGCTCGCCGAGAACGGCGACCCCGGCGGCGCCGCCCGGCTGTTCGAGCAGGTGCTCGACCTCGGCGACACCCCGCACCGGGCGCGTGCCGCGCTCGGCCTCGCGGTCGTCCTGGACGACGCCGGCGACGTCGCGGGGGCACGTGCCGCCGACCGCGCCGCCATCGCCACCGGCGACCCCGAGTACGGGCCGCGCGCCGCCTACCACCTCGCTCTCACGCACGAGCGCGCGGGCGAGCGCGACCAGGCCGCGCCCGCCTGGCGGACGGTCGTGGAGTTCGGCAACCCCGCCTACCTGCCGCCCGCCCGGCTCGCGCTGGCCCGCATCGCCGACGACGCCGGGGACTTCGCCGCCGCCCGCGAGCACTGGGAGGAGGCCGTCGCGACCGGCGACCCCGAGTACGGCACGCTCGCCGCGCACGACCTCGCGCAGCGGCTGCTGGAACGCGGCGAGCCGGCCCGCGCCCAGCGCGTCCTCACCGCGGGGCTGAAGCTCATCGAGCCCGGCGGTGCCCCGTACGCGTACGCCCGGCTCGCCGTCGCGCTCGGCATCGCCTGCCTGGACCAGGCGATCGGCGCGTTCGGCGCCGCCCTCGCCGACGGCCCCGCCGACCCCGAGGTCGCGCCGCTGGCCACCGAACTGCTCGCCCGGACGCTGCCGCTGCGCGGCCGGGGCGAGGAGGCGCGCGAGGCCTGGCGGCGCGGGCTCGCCGACCCGGCGGTGGCGGGCCAGGTCCGCGCCCGGCTGCGCCGCGACTTCGCCGCCGACGAGGAGGAGCCCGGCGACCCCGCCGCGCTGTGGTGGGAGCCGGTGCTGGAGGGCGCCGCCGCCGACGGGACGCTCCCCGCCGTCGCCGGGGAGGCGTTCGGGGCACTGGACCACATGTACGCGCTGCTGGCCGTCCGGAAGGCCGAGGACACCGACGCCCCGGCGGACCGGCGCGCCCTCGCCGAGGCCGTCCAGGTCCCCGGCGCGTACGCGTGGGGGCCGTTGCTGCACGAGAGCTTCGCCGAGCGGCTGCGCCTCGCGCTCGGCGCGCCCGCCGACGCCGACCGCGACCCGGCCGCCCCCGACCCCGCCTGA